Proteins encoded by one window of Puntigrus tetrazona isolate hp1 chromosome 17, ASM1883169v1, whole genome shotgun sequence:
- the LOC122362383 gene encoding transmembrane protein 179, which yields MPVDNFIFAQCILYFLAFVFGFIAIVPLSENTEDFRGKCLLFTRGMWQNENITVSKQRFIVEEWGPQSSCSFITAVGIASLLLSAVQAWRLLFFICKGHDDSIFNAFLNLLISTFVVFAVFLSSTIVSVGFNLWCDAITEGGSMPSSCEDLQDTDLELGLDNSAFYDQFAIAQFGLWAAWLTWLGITVMAFLKVYHNYRQEDLVDSLIHEKEFLLGRSSRRRSDVVDEKSGMI from the exons ATGCCCGTGGATAATTTCATATTCGCGCAATGCATCCTTTACTTTTTAGCCTTCGTCTTCGGCTTCATAGCTATAGTACCCCTGTCGGAGAACACGGAGGATTTTCGCGGGAAATGCCTGCTTTTCACGCGGGGGATGTGGCAGAACGAGAACATCACGGTGTCCAAGCAGCGCTTCATCGTTGAGGAATGGGGTCCACAGTCCTCCTGCAGCTTCATCACCGCCGTGGGCATCGCGTCGCTCCTCCTGTCCGCCGTGCAAGCCTGGAGGCTGCTGTTCTTCATCTGCAAAGGCCACGACGA CTCAATCTTCAATGCCTTCCTGAACCTGCTCATCAGCACGTTCGTGGTGTTCGCCGTGTTCCTGTCCAGCACGATAGTCAGTGTGGGATTCAACCTGTGGTGCGACGCTATCACAGAAGGAGGCAGTATGCCCAGCAG CTGTGAAGATCTTCAGGACACTGATCTTGAACTAGGGTTGGACAACTCCGCTTTTTATGACCAGTTTGCCATAGCACAG TTTGGGTTGTGGGCGGCCTGGCTGACTTGGCTCGGTATCACCGTCATGGCCTTCCTGAAGGTCTATCATAACTACCGTCAAGAGGACCTGGTCGACAGCTTGATCCACGAGAAGGAGTTCCTGCTCGGACGCTCGTCACGCCGGCGCTCTGATGTGGTAGATGAGAAAAGTGGCATGATATGA